The Salminus brasiliensis chromosome 14, fSalBra1.hap2, whole genome shotgun sequence genome contains the following window.
TCTAGTGTTTTTATtagagtgagtgtgtgcgctGTGCGAGTGCAGATGTGCTGTGAGCTCAGGTAAGTGTCACAGGTGAAATGGGTTTCAGAGGGTGATCTAGAGGTGGACGATATGATATTTCATCGTTATTGTGATGCAGTTTGTGGTGATTATCACTATCAAAATGAACACTGTGTCATCCATAATTAAACTCCTAGCACATAATTAGTCGCGCTTAATTGAATTTAGTGCCgcagattttacattttaaatcagATGTGCCCTTTTGATTTATCGCCCACCTCTGGAGTGAACACGCACTACACCTGAGCACAGTCCTATACTTGGTTTATGCCTGCTAGCATCACCGCAGAAATATACCCTAGCTATGGACCAGTGTACTGGTGTGATGGTCTCGCTCTGTCTCTAGCTCTGGCCTTGGGCATCTTTAAATCTTGTTCAGGGTCATTAAGGGTCATCTTAGATTGCTAGCTTTATTAGTTATTGCTTGTATCTATAATAACAGAGCCTTGTAtttctgtgggttttttttttttttttaatattataagcCAATATAGCATATAGTGGGTATTTTGTGGCATTTTAGTATCAGGAGGGGAAAATATTTCATGTATGTTCATTCTATTAAAACAGAGAAATTCTGGATTATATTTAGCGTTTAAAGCCAGATTTGCTTCTCATCCACTCTCTTAAAGGCAGTATGTAAAACTTTCAATTCTGCTTAAGTTGAATGCTTTACACTTATTTTTGtcttccctctgtctgtctgtccatttgtctgtctgtctcagaaGCAGGTTTCCAGGCTGCGTTTGGCGGTGTAGCTCCAGCGTCCCGCTCGTGGGAGcatggtgctggtgctggttcgttttctctctcgccctcttggGCCTACCGCATGCCCCAGACCTACCTGCAGCAACCCAACAAGCCGTTCATCTCACagggtactgtgtgtgtgtgtgtgtgtgtgtgtgtgtgtgtgtgtgtgtgtgtgtgtgtgtgtgtgtacatgtgggTCGATggccctcatcactcttaagtgagATTGTCCTGCACAGGCATCTGTAAGCTGGTGCAGCGGAGCTGAGGACCCAGCGCGTTCTCTCTGAGCATAACCCAGCGATGCCGGCAATCGGCAGCAGTTAGGAAGGAGGCAGCGGCTGGTTTCTCATGTATCGGCTCTTACCCTCCTGCTGTCGGGagcgttgctagtgctaggggggctACGAGCGGGTGGGTTAATTGTACTAGTACCAAAGTgggagaaaaggaaaaaccttttacacacaataaaaaaaagtaaaatgcaGAAATGGAGAATTTTTATACTTGTTGCTTTATATATTGATCATTTCTTTTCTCCCGTCTCGCTTTGCAGGTGCAGTGGCAAACCAACACTTCCCACTACTTCAGCCTGGTCGGCACGTCAATCTTAGCTACGTTCAGCAGAAGAAATGAGTTCTGACACTTTCTTTTCAATCCAACGCCCAAGGTCCttatcagaagaaaaaaaaaatgaagttgaagaagaagaaaaaaaaaaagaataagaaaTCAGTCTAACTTTACATCATTTGGTCTCAAgactttttaaaatgaattttatcatttttttgtacagtttttacGTTCTATTTTTTGTCTCATCACATTGATTTGTGATAAGAAATGTCAAATATTTTATTACCCCCATTTTTGGAGGGGTccaaaaagtgtttttatttgttgtgtAAAGCCAGGATTTAAAGCGATCctctttatttttattggtGTATTCATATTTTGCTTGCATAAGGACAAAGGCTTTGGGTAGGAATTTGTTTTAAGACGAACAGCATACCACCCCCATAATTATGTAGTGCCAAAAAAAGTacttttctctccctttctccagtaaacaaaagaaaaaaaaaaacacaaaaagcataaaaaaatcaagaaaagaccaaaaatgaaaaaactaacaaaaaaaataaagaaaaagcaaACCAATCTGCTGATGTCATGGTTGTTATTGAGTAGAGCTGATTTTTTTCACTGTAAAGTGTCTGTCAACCCATGGGTGGTTTAAACTCCTTGACCTTAAGTATTCTTGTCCATGGCCATTGACAAAACTCGCTTGTCTAGGGCTGAGCAATCAAAAAAATCAAAActgacattcagaacctctgATTAACGTAAAATTGAAAATCATGCCCACTgtctttttgtattatttatgttttattcatacatGCTGTGTTTATGGTTTTTTATGTAGTAATTTTCCACACTGTGTTCATGCACTGTCCCCTAAAAACATACTACTGTATTTGTTGTCGCAGGACTCCACCCTGTCCAGTCTGTGACATAGAAGCAACATGGAAGAGAACTCAAACCacttaatcatttattattcataatcTTCAATTAATTGGGATATTGATTTGGTCATATTACCCAGCACCACTTTCCTCCCTCAGCTTGTTCAGACTGCTCTATTGCCATGTTTAGCCTCTGGGTTTGCGGCCAGTTCAGACTCCACCTTAATGTAAAGTTTCTTGTCTCAGCCCAGGGCAAGTTTAAACCTCTGCACCTTATTGTAAAGTCTCTAAGCCTGGAGCCAGGTTCATACTCCTCAGTTAGGTCCAGCCGGGAGGGATAGTACAAAGCACTCCACAAACATCTAAAAAGAAAATGTTAAAAGTAAATGCTGACCTTAATCCTactgaacacctttgggatgaactggaGTGTCAATTGCGAGCCCTTGCTTATATATAAATTGCAATGCGCCAAGGTCCTCCATGCACTAAGGTCCACTGTAAGACTGTATCTTTGTTTGCAGAGAAAACTTCAGGTCTTTGTCAGCTGACCTAAATAGCGGTCAATTGCCAAAATCTTCAAATTACAAACCATGAAAACGAGGGGAAAACTTAAACCTGCTGATAATTCCAGCCCTGGTTCCTTCacactgcctaatgccaggcgtgggctagtggggtaggaagccccccagcattgaatgatggctggtggagcttcatccaatgctttgaggatgaggtggtgtggtgatgatcatcattcaacatcctgacctcactaaatgcTCTTGATGCTTAATGCAGTTCAATTCGATTcaattttatttctatatatttttacaacaaatgtctcaaagcagctttacagagatccaggtccaggcctcttttgagcaagctagtggcaacagtggccaggaaaaactccctcgggtcgagaggaagaaaccttgagaggaacctagacaatcaaatcctcacagcaatgctacagtatctagtagaaagccttcactggacTGAAGAGCATGTAAGAAAAATCTTGGGTGAAATAAAGCACAAAGAAATACAGGCTGCATTTGTACAGTGAAATTTTACAAAAGTGCCTTTACTCTTTAGACATTAGGTGTGTTAAAGTTCTACTCCAATTAAAGCCCTGTTTAAGACCCGAGTTCGGGTCAGTGAACTTTTATTTTAGGCTACATGGGAATAGTCTGCTGAGTTTCAAAGTGCAGGTGAGTTCACAGTGTTGCAACAACAGTGAATCTTTACAGGTTTACTGAACTTTGTTTGCGGAGGCTTCCTATACAGAAAGGTCTTTGACCTCCTGACAGGTAACTATAACACATTTGGGAATGGAGAATGACTGCCACGAAACTccctctcctccccctcctgGTTGTACAGTATAAAGCTCTGAGCAGCTGTGGTGTCCTGCAGTTCcctcagaatggagtctgtgcTGAGATATCTGGACTGGACGTCCGTGGGCTTGGGCCTGCTGGGTGGTCTGCTCACTCTGCTTCTGCTGGAGGTCTTCAGGTTGAACTCGTCCAGGAGCCGGAACCCCCCCGGGCCCAAACCCCTGCCCTTCGTGGGGAACATGCCCCAGCTCATGAAGGATCGAATGGCTTACATCAAATTGGTCAGTTtcctgttattttttattagaggTAGTTTATATGGAACCTGTGGTGAGACCGATACATTTTCAGCTGGTTGATTCAGTCCCAAATCACCTGTAATCGCTTACTAAGCCCAAAAATGCAACTACCAGGGTCTTCGTAGAGTCTACTGGCTTTCTTTTATCTGTTCTCTCAGACACAGTGACCATTCTCCAATTTTCCCACCTTTTCCGCTGTGGTTTATGGTCCCGTCCAGAAATATGCAGTTAATGGAGGCGATGACTAGGAGGACCTTCTGGCCTGGCCAGAACTCGGGGGTCacaagtttgaatcctgagccttaccactttgccatcagaggccggagtccaagagagcacaattgccagTGCTccttctgggtgggtagatggcgctctctcctctcaACACCACTCTTAAAGTGGTCTTAGCCGGCACAAGCAACTGGTGCTGCGGGGCTGGGGACCCgacgctttcctcagagcatgttggctgcctggcaatgctgcatcagtggcagttcgaaaagcgATGATAGCTGACTTTGCATGTAAAGTCcgtaccctcctagtgtcgggagcatggctagtgctagggggtATGAATGAGTGGGTTAATTCGCAGGTtggtgatttatttttttttttgcctcacaAAAGGTCCATCAGGTCAATGCTGATGGATCCCACACTGAAAGGTAGATGTTCTAACACGTGGAGCATTGAAGCATCGGAGCATCGGTTACAGATGTTTCTTCATCTAGCAGAAAAATCCTCTGTGGTGGTCCGGCTATTTTTGGCTAAAATCTGAATTGCTcatcaccaccccccccccccccccccccccccaacaagtGGCTCATTGTTGTCACAGTATGCCAAGAAAGCAACTGCCTTATACTGATGCTTGCAACCCTTCCCCTAAGTTGTAGGTACAATGATACTCTAACTAACACCCCTCCAGATGCCGAAATATGGGGAGATGTGCTCCGTTTACCTGGGAAGGAAGCCAACGATCGTGCTGAATACTGTGGAGATTGCCAAAGAGGCTTTTATTCAGAATGGGGCCATGTTTTCTGGGAGGCCAGACATCCCTTTAGTACGCTGGTTCAACAAAGGCTATGGTGAGTATTGTAAAACTTCCTAACTTTAATTTCAGCCTCCTGTAGGTGATTCATGATCCTGATGATGGTTCTACCCTTTTCAttcccaccctctctctttGTGCCTCTCTCAGGTATCGTGATGGCCCCTTACGGTCATTCTTGGCGACAGCAGCGCCGGTTCGCTCTGCACACTCTGCGGGACTTTGGACTGGGGAAGAAAAGTGTGGAGGAGCGAGTTGCCGAGGAGGCACGGTACCTCATCAAGGAGATGCTCAAGCAAGAAGGTAGAGGAGTAGCTGTAGTTTAGTTCACGATTGATCTTACTCCAGGACATCCTGGTCTCAACTTTTTGTCATCTTCTATCATTTGTCCTGAAGGGAAGCCTTTTTACCCCATCCACCCGATAATGAACGCAGTCTCCAACATCATCTGCTCCATTATCTTTGGAGACCGCTTTGAGTACGAAGACAAGCGCTTTGCTAGTCTGCTGGAAATCCTAAATGACAACATTCGGTTTGTAGGATCTCATGTGGCTCAGGTAACAACCAGCAGGTCATTTCTTCAGTTAATTTTCACAGTAAAGTTTAcaatctaaatttttgtaatcATTTAACCTTGTCCAGGCAATCGGCAAGTAGACAACCAGGAACAGAGCTTTCTGAGGTGTAAATCTAGAGCAAATGTGTGAAATTCATACCTTAAGACTTAACTTGAATCCTGCTACAGTACTTTTTCATATTCCCCCCACAGATCCTTAACTTGGTCCCCATTATAAAACACTTCCCGGGGCCACAACAGAGGATCTGGCACAATGCAAACTCCTTAAAGCAGTTCATTCGTGAAATGGTGGAGGAGCACAGAAAGACTCTGGACCCAGAAAACCCCCGGGACTTCATCGACGCCTACCTGGTTGAGATGATCAAGGTAAGAGGTCAAACTGTAGGAAAAGTAGGCAGGCAACCACCAGGGTGAGAAGAACAATTGGACActttacagtttctttacagTCCTCCAGCACACGTATCCATCACCGGCTTAATGAAAtggctgctgcccgcatcagattcaaatccctgactctggcccacAAAGCTGTCTGAGTAGTTAACAGGTCCTGCAGGATTTGATTTGCTTAGACTAGACATTTTCTTAAAGCTgacatgtttaaaaatgaaatattctctCATTCTGAGCAGCAAGAGTCAAATGAAGAATCCACGTTTCATGAGGAGAACATGTTAAGGTCGACCGCCGACCTGTTCGCTGCTGGGACAGAAACTACGGCGAACACTCTTAGATGGGGCCTCATTTACATGATGGAACACCCTGATGTGCAAGGTACTGCCTGCTACATGTCCCCTTTTACCATTCGTTTGTGCCTGATTTTAATTTGCCCTTGTGCCTGAAATGTCCTTTTCTGACGGTTTCCTGTATGTCTTGTTGACCTCAGAGCGCTGTCACAAGGAGATTGTTCAAGTTCTGGGTTTTGACCGTTTTCCCTCCATGGATGACCGTCCACGGCTCCCCTACACTTACGCCACTGTTCATGAGATTCAGCGCAGTGCTAACATCGTTCCTCTTGGCGTGGTGCATCAGACCACCCAACCAACAAAGCTGCGAGGATACCAGATCCCTGCGGTAACTTCTGAAACCTAGCAGATCTTTctgtttttataataaaatagatAAAGTGAACCATTCATTTTCCATTCATTTTTCTCATGGCAGGGAACAGATATCATGCCCAACCTAACAGCCATCCTGACTGACAGGGAGCACTGGAAGTACCCAGACACGTTCAACCCAGAGAACTTTCTGGATGAGAAAGGGCAGTTCTGCAAAAATGACTCCTTTCTGCCCTTTTCTCTGGGTGAGTCTGCAGCCGGTGTCTAGCTGAGGGCCTGACTTCAAATGAGTTGAGAATGTAGAGTTATGTATGTGAATGTCAGCATTGGGATGATTTATCTGTTCTTCTTCAGGTCCGAGGGTCTGTCTAGGTGAGACTTTGGCAAGGACTGAGCTCTTCATATTCTTCACCTCTCTGCTGCAACGACTGAAGTTCTCATGGCCTCCTGGAGCTCCACGCCCAAACATAAATGGCATTGTGGGCATAGTCCGCACTACTTTACCCTTCGATACAATCTGCCGTAGCAGGGAGACCACCCACTAAATCAGACCATGTTCAGTCTTTAAGTAATGAACAGGGATCTTCAACCCAGGAGGACCTTATGTGGTTTTATGGACACATCTGATCAATAAGAGCACATAGGGTTATGTCAGGACTGACCTGGGATACTTGTATAATAAGTGATTTTACTATTGATTACATTTTATTGATTACATTGATTGTCTTCCTTgaactgtattttatttaatttgaacaTGCAATGAGATTCATAGGGCCTGCCATGTTCTTAAATTTTTGGATTATATAAAGAATCTTAATCTTGATCGTAAGGTGACGTTCTTATTGATAATTGTAAAATGCTGATGTCTGctgtgtaaaaaataaacacactttcTGGCTTCAATCCCAGCTGTGGTCTTTTGGTAGCGAGCACTTCTTTACTCATTCCTTCTGACAAAAGTCACTCATCTCTGTTCATTTAAGCCACCACACATGGGCTAGGTTTTTTAAGTTGGAGTCATTCTATTGAGGGATTTGCTTGAGGTTTTTTAGTTGTTGTCCGGTTGCAAGGTCATGGTCTAGCTTCAGGTGGGTGCTCAAGCAGGCTCCTTGGAGGAAGGCTCAGGCTTTAACGGCTAGTATATTGGGCTTGTAGCAGGCTTCCTAAGGAGACCGTGAGAAGGCTTCTCCCTCCTGTTTGTGAATGTCACACTTCTGTCTCATGGCCGTTATAGCGCTAACGCTAGAGAGATCTGGATAGTGAGATCCAGCCGGAGAGCCCGGTTTCCCCACAACCAACAAGCTTATCACACATCTTGAACCCTGAATAGCAGCAGAAAACATGAGATCCGAGACCACAGAGATTTTCTCCCACAGCATGCAGAGTCCTCAGCTCCTCCATTAGCTCAGCCTGGTAGGTGGAGAGGAGCAACAAAGCCTTGAGAGCTCTAGCTGCCGATGTAGAGGACCCATATAACATCTATCAGGTGGATGCTAAGAATCGCTCTATTTTATCTGTGAGGGACAGCTAGGATGATAGGGCAGCTTTCCTATCCAGGTGATGATGTTGGGCTACTGGATTGTGATCTGAGGGAACACAGATAAACTCAAACAGACCTTTAGAGTGATGCTAAGGTtccaatggtcacagaaataacttgaatctgaataaataaaaattctatgaaaatgaaccaatgaaaatccaacactgattttgaaccatgcttcaacagaattatttaaaaaaataaactcaggcctggacaaaaatgatggtacccctgaaaataatgtgaccaaagggacatgttaaatcaaggtctgtccactaattagcatcacaggtgtctacaatcttgtaatcattcagtgggcctatatatagggctacaggtagtcactgtgctgtttggtgacatggtgtgtaccacactcaatgtggaccagaggaagtgaaggaaagagttgtctcaggagattagaaagaaaattatagacaagcatgttaaaggtaaaggttataagaccatatCCAAGCAgtttgatgttcctgtgactacagttgcacatattattaagaaatttaagatccatgggactgtagccaacttccctggacgtggccacaggaggaaaattgatgataaatcaaagagacagaaaatatgaatgcaaacaaaagagcctagaaaaacttctaaagagattaaaggtgaacttcaagctcaaggaacatcagtgtcagatcgcaccatccatcgttgtttgagccaaagtggacatcatgacgaccaaggaggacaccattgttgaaaacaaatcataaaaaagctagactggaatttgccaaactacatgttgacaagccccaaagcttctgggagaatgtcctatggacagatgagacaacaatggaactttttgccaaggcacatcagctctgtGTTCACAGACAAAAAattgaagcatatcaagaaaagatcactgtccctactgtgaaacatggaggaggctctgttatgttctggggctgctttgctgcatttgGCACAGGGTGCCTTGAATCtatgcagggtacaatgaaatctcaagactatcaagggattctagagagaaatgtgctgcccagtgtcagaaagcttggtctcagtcgcaggtcatgggtcttgcaacaggataatgatccaaaaacACCCAAGattggctaagaggaaaacattggactattctgaagtggcctacTATGAGCCCTGACtgaaatcctattgagcatctttggaaggagctgagaaaaggaaaaggcacccttcaaaccggagacaactggagcagtttgctcatgaggagtgggccaaaatacctgatgagaggtgcagaagtctcactgacagttacaggaattgtttgattgcagtgattgccccaaaaggttgtgcaacaaaagaTTAAGTTAAGGGGGGCATCATTTCTCTCCAGGTCTGTTTcattagtttattttttaaataattctgttgagcATGGTTCAAATCAGTGtaggattttcatttgttcattttcatagaatttttatttattacttttgttaGATTCAAGTTGTGACCATGAtctaactgaggggtaccaacaattttgtctatGTGTGTATACATTGCGATAATGTAAAGGTTTAATACAATTAAAGCCAAGaagcgtgtttgtgtgtgttcctgaACTTTATCACACTGAAAAGTCTTTGACCTACTCTCAGGTAACTTTTAACACATTTGAGAATTGAGAATGACTGTCATAAAACTTTCCCCATCTCCTCCCCCTTCTGTTTGAATAAAGGAGTATAAAGCTCTGAGCGGCTGTGGTGTCTTGCAGTTCTCTCAGAATGGAATCTATGCTGAGATATCTGGACTGGACGTCCATGGGCTTGGCCCTGCTGGGTGGTCTGCTCACTCTGCTTCTACTGGAGATCTTCAGGTTGAACTCGTCCAGGAGCTGGAGCCCTCCCGGACCTAAACCACTGCCCTTCGTGGGGAACCTGCCCCAGCTCTTGGAGAATCAAATGGCCTACATCAAATCGGTCAGTTTCCTGTTTTTCTTGAGGTAGTATTTTTGCAACCTATCATAAGACTGATACGTTTCCTCAGGTTGATTCCTCTCATTTTAAGCTTTGAGTTCTGTCATTGATTTGTATCTGAATATTGCTCTGCAATGCTCCAAAGATCTTGGAATTTCAATCAAACTATTGTATCTGACAGAAGTAGAGTGCTGGAAGGTCTTACCTTGACATGTGTTATAAAGTCTGCATTGTGTTCAGTATCAGTCAGCCATTAATCATCTGTAATCCTTCACCTCCCCCATAAAAGCACCTGCCAGGATCTTTGCAGAGCCTTTGACTGCTTCCTTTTATCCATTATTTTAGACACAATGAGCCTTTTATTAGGTTAATGAAATATTTTCTCTACCTAATGCGTACCATAGCATGAATTCTTCTTACCTTTTCCACCGTGGTGTATGGTGCCAGTCAGGTGGCCAGGATTTTGCAGGTCATGGAGGAGGTGAGCAAGAGGACCTTCTGTCCTGGTCAGAACTCTTGCAGTTGAAGCAGCCGATTGTAACCTTGTTGTATGTTGTTCCTGGAGGTTGGTATTCCTGAGGTTTCCATCAGTCGACCATCAGGCAGAACATTAAGGACCATGGTGGAACTGATGCATGCCGCTTGGGATCCGGATGTTTCTGAAATGAAAACGCAGTTCATGGGCAATAGCGGTTTTCCATAGGGCCCTTCCATGCTGATTGGGAGGGAGGGTCTTCAGAGTTGCCAGAGAGAAATCTTATAACACATGGAGCACTTGTGGCGGATGAAGAAAGGCAGACCTGGTCCTTGGGGGCATCTCTGTTCAAAATCCTTTGTGGTGGTCTGGCCACTTTGTTCTAAGATCTGAGGTGTTTACTCTTGTAACTGCTAGTGGGTCTCAGCTTTGTAGAAACCTCTGAGGACTAGGTTCATGGATTATGGAGAGATACAGAATCAGGATCGGTAGAGGAGGAAAAACACTGAGCTACAAAAGACTACAACTAACTGCTCAGCCAATGGAGTACAGTATTCATACTTCTTCCCCCCAAAAGTTTAGGTACAATAAACCTCTTTCCTTACTCCAGATGCCAAAATACGGGGAAATGTGCTCCATGTACCTGGGAAGGAAGCCAACCATTGTGCTGAATACCATGCAGATTGCAAAGGAAGCTTTAGTTCAGAATGgggctgtgttttctggaaggCCAAGCATACCTTTATCACGCTGGCTCAACAACGAGCATGGTGAGTATGGCATATCTCAATAACTTctgtgatttgttttgttacCTCATTTTAGGACACATGGTATCATGGTATATGATGGTCTCCCTACAGACAACTCATAGTTCCTCTTTCTGCCTTTTTCACTCTCTACCTCCCTCTGCCCATTTCAGGTATTATAGTGGCCCCTTACGGTCATTCTTGGCGACAGCAGCGCCGGTTTGCTCTGCACACTCTTCGGGACTTTGGACTGGGGAagaaaactgtggaggaacgaGTGGCCGAGGAGGCGCAGCACCTCATCAAGGAGATGCTCAAACATGAAGGTAGAGGAGTAGCTGTAGTTGCGTTCACCAGTGGTCTTACTGCAGGACATCCTGGTCTCATCATCTTCTATCATTTGTCCTGAAGGGAAGCCTTTTTACCCCATCCACCCGATAATGAATGGAGTCTCCAACATCATCTGCTCCATTGTCTTTGGAGACCGATTTGAGTACGATGACAAGCGCTTCGCTAGGCTGCTGGAAATCCTGAATGAGAACATTCGGTTTGCAGGATCACCCATGGCTCAGGTAACAATCAGCAAATGAAATCAGCATTGCCTTTGTTTCAGGCAATCAAAAGCAACTTTGGGATTATTTTGGGCAAATTGGGATTATATATAATGggattgtaatatatatacagtcatgcccgaaagta
Protein-coding sequences here:
- the LOC140576708 gene encoding cytochrome P450 2B4-like gives rise to the protein MESVLRYLDWTSVGLGLLGGLLTLLLLEVFRLNSSRSRNPPGPKPLPFVGNMPQLMKDRMAYIKLMPKYGEMCSVYLGRKPTIVLNTVEIAKEAFIQNGAMFSGRPDIPLVRWFNKGYGIVMAPYGHSWRQQRRFALHTLRDFGLGKKSVEERVAEEARYLIKEMLKQEGKPFYPIHPIMNAVSNIICSIIFGDRFEYEDKRFASLLEILNDNIRFVGSHVAQILNLVPIIKHFPGPQQRIWHNANSLKQFIREMVEEHRKTLDPENPRDFIDAYLVEMIKQESNEESTFHEENMLRSTADLFAAGTETTANTLRWGLIYMMEHPDVQERCHKEIVQVLGFDRFPSMDDRPRLPYTYATVHEIQRSANIVPLGVVHQTTQPTKLRGYQIPAGTDIMPNLTAILTDREHWKYPDTFNPENFLDEKGQFCKNDSFLPFSLGPRVCLGETLARTELFIFFTSLLQRLKFSWPPGAPRPNINGIVGIVRTTLPFDTICRSRETTH